One segment of Cottoperca gobio chromosome 24, fCotGob3.1, whole genome shotgun sequence DNA contains the following:
- the mgab gene encoding MAX gene-associated protein isoform X1, translating into MKVSDEVGQPQPLVMPATDSELVSMEDPHALEDEEGSSTTIRSSVPSTIVPSSTPLDPTTMSPDVPSETTIETKAVSMASNDCSLPISSPAKASPAKPAATSLTIFEGTVETSPATSHIASATDSLTCTETSLVNISESPPLSLSVLPSTTFGSPDMETVFPTVLTFKGVSVTLENNSVWKQFNSCGTEMILTKQGRRMFPYCRYRLAGLDPERQYSLVLSIVPSDQYRYRWSTSKWEVTGPAEHQAQTLIRAFSHHYSPNRGSEWMGSLLSFYKLKLTNCSQDQDGHIILHSMHRYIPRLHVIPVPDGDVPTPEQPVVMGPESMTFTFPQTEFMAVTTYQNFRITQLKINHNPFAKGFREDGNNSRLNRITTEAQPVVKTDTHLVTTEAQPVVKTDTHRVTTEAQPVVKTDTHRVTTEAQPVVKTETHLVTTEAQPVVKTETHLVTTEARPVVKTETHLVTTEARPVVKTETQPSILKPAAELNEKEAVVDLSAKNLTVPASVSNEQTTTRLVLKPIMSYPSRKDEPYIPCIRGKHALGELVLFQRRPLVKPKEEIHAVSITPKALQVKPEEIPMTPTSLTSTPGSSPGYRKRRKRINKRWANSRGRDWKAAAASPTVFHSPSLTVAMQPELDDVEGLLFVSFTSKEALEVHIRDKPANSTPSASPVSPTTPMQWKEKMEVIPETDEEKIARAEAILLQDLGVLKHRQVIHPVLQEVGLKLSSLDTTKSIDLQYLGVHLPLPPPIRPEQGNAMVRSPGDEGLSFISRTGKTSDITKIKGWKNKFIRSKETSPSKCDGSQKNLSAFCSNMLDEYLESEAQYISERAAAFSSNSEGSVAYQLPVKSSSYVKTLDSVLKHRRAAFKFPVGANRPCPLSHKPLLYSVLASPPPPLASPATPVQAQARSIQQSASSHVQPVAPRLSTPQPGVSQRPAVGIGQSQGGTHRPGFTKVQLKLLQMELGAQSQGLSRTQLTPDRLSVALSAILSKQMLPSQVLKVAHCPKYKSTGPECGQEFCTLGCVCSSLRHLNRGPLHCRRPDCMFGCACFKRKITKQATEGEKEEVIQPVYSMTNMEHVVQPGPGSHSNKLWNHNIHGVDPEPIFTPKSPPRLFAPVKVLKRSSVARTTQPIREEDKDPVYKYLESMMTCARVREFNSKPPPIVTIEPMILDTSTPNTTAKPQATTPDDQLEKCLRTLLTVDKAAEKASQETISNESEAKKQIEIQSACKWAKDRKIVLKTLCWRMNQNRLSRRFWVGPYLIRPVAKIFMRKPSGSIVTYRVHISKPSKASDIDEDEYDDSDEEKNADESFDGNIDAEEGDDQNEESDMQFGVTPFLSGVLPAGRMRARTKPVGCQAYGLIQVNGKSYNQARLLLGNMGSLHPANRLAAFVTGRLHPPGGISLKNSPKSDPANKIPSPGALHIKAAGTVVPPIITARKTTDLKTPAQPPAQQFQPDSWKKGSINLPQHSQNSSIINSFVSGKRSSVCPFQNSSSSSPVSLTVSQSLKTPSFLGQSGTYSFRICPPANQRTTGQNLPGVTLPGGFTLIQLPKPGANGAASESVSTTNIAGVDKAQSQKDALFNLIKGGGAREKWCCLNAFTQAKDLLRSRLVEPGSSSELMCDEKMPSEESDETNIRQVDIASEDFSSDSSDYSVEGDEDVRDEEVDIETVEETKQGIAIAQMKEAVRKALKESGDSSDGFGSARELNAQDEMDSEQDDCKDKRRRKNHTVLERQRRSEQRVLFDKLQTVLKSDPRAPRLRLLSLAQKEIQNLVETSRCLQEKKRMLNRMQSLYVKELSVLSGKSDTLIKHKLKEICERQKIREKRMEWKPFFSHLLQSRAAVLQGTNPNSKVRPTPLLQPDLHRAPSQANPLTTSAQKKLMSLLQPNLQRAPAQSSVQTHMLQWVSSSVKDEVIAPSLHGGQAKFGGQQEIPGAQAQVGTSKSQTESSVAAQDGASLKFPKAKSRKRPVQSANPFALPLIRSKTGRIILPSSLKPLGHGFYTLTVMQPKQKGEKDDVGSSANDVDSSMNQDNSSSEGDHPLDLASSRILEDDKTVKSSNSKPKLSGATAPLAELALLNKSIVVPSVTLQAVENSQEGGPAVGFNKTLATACLSFQCVKQSPTAVEPVVRRGRGRPRKILVTPVSAKEKHAVVEDTSKSESETSILVEETQSEKITLELTKTQAKDSPGVVSDNPVPVKRGRGRPPKKKSAQLWSPSDVRARSPSKSNEDSPVRLSFSRFKSPNESPATNAALGEVNTSRPLTRGALGKDFPSAKKRSWIDVEKELEPELEFE; encoded by the exons ATGAAG gTATCTGATGAAGTGGGACAGCCACAGCCCTTGGTGATGCCTGCCACAGACTCTGAACTCGTATCGATGGAGGACCCCCATGCactggaggatgaggaggggagCTCCACTACAATTCGCTCCTCAGTTCCTTCTACTATCGTCCCTTCTTCAACTCCTCTTGATCCAACCACTATGAGCCCCGATGTGCCTAGTGAGACAACGATTGAAACGAAAGCTGTCTCCATGGCAAGTAATGATTGTAGCTTGCCTATCTCTTCACCTGCTAAAGCTAGCCCAGCCAAGCCTGCTGCAACGTCACTCACTATCTTTGAAGGGACTGTTGAAACGAGCCCAGCTACCTCACATATCGCATCAGCAACAGACTCCCTAACATGCACAGAAACAAGCCTTGTCAACATTTCAGAATCACCCCCACTATCGTTGTCTGTGTTGCCATCTACAACATTTGGCAGTCCAGACATGGAAACTGTCTTTCCGACTGTGCTAACCTTCAAAGGCGTCAGTGTCACTCTGGAGAATAACAGCGTGTGGAAGCAGTTCAACAGCTGTGGAACTGAAATGATTCTCACTAAACAGGGGCGCCGTATGTTCCCGTACTGCCGATATCGCCTGGCTGGCCTAGATCCTGAGCGGCAGTACAGTCTGGTCCTTTCCATAGTTCCATCGGACCAGTACAGGTACCGTTGGAGCACATCCAAATGGGAGGTCACTGGACCAGCAGAGCACCAGGCCCAGACTCTGATCCGTGCATTTTCCCACCATTACTCACCCAATCGAGGCTCAGAGTGGATGGGTAGCTTGTTGTCCTTCTACAAACTCAAACTGACTAATTGTTCCCAAGACCAGGATGGCCATATAATCCTACACTCCATGCATCGCTACATTCCAAGGCTACATGTGATACCTGTCCCAGATGGGGACGTACCAACACCTGAACAGCCTGTGGTTATGGGACCAGAGAGCATGACCTTTACTTTTCCGCAAACTGAATTCATGGCTGTCACTACCTATCAAAACTTTCGGATCACCCAGCTGAAAATTAATCATAATCCGTTTGCAAAAGGCTTTAGGGAGGACGGGAACAACTCCCGCCTAAACCGGATCACTACAGAGGCTCAACCTGTAGTGAAGACTGACACTCACCTGGTCACTACAGAAGCTCAACCTGTAGTGAAGACGGACACTCACCGGGTCACTACAGAAGCTCAACCTGTAGTGAAGACGGACACTCACCGGGTCACTACAGAAGCTCAACCTGTAGTGAAGACGGAGACTCACCTGGTCACTACAGAAGCTCAACCTGTAGTGAAGACGGAGACTCACCTGGTCACTACAGAAGCTCGACCTGTAGTGAAGACGGAGACTCACCTGGTCACTACAGAAGCTCGACCTGTAGTGAAGACGGAGACTCAGCCTTCTATTTTAAAACCTGCTGCTGAGCTCAATGAAAAGGAGGCGGTTGTCGATCTGAG CGCAAAGAATCTCACCGTCCCTGCTTCTGTCTCAAATGAGCAAACGACCACCAGGCTGGTCCTGAAGCCCATAATGTCTTACCCTTCCAGAAAGGATGAACCCTATATCCCCTGTATAAGAGGCAAACATGCCCTTGGTGAGCTTGTGCTTTTCCAACGACGTCCACTTGTGAAACCCAAGGAAGAAATCCATGCCGTCAGTATAACCCCTAAGGCGCTTCAAGTAAAGCCTGAAGAAATTCCTATGACTCCTACTTCCTTAACGTCGACCCCGGGATCATCACCTGGGTACcgcaagaggaggaagaggatcaACAAACGTTGGGCGAATTCACGGGGAAGAGATTGGAAAGCTGCGGCTGCCTCCCCCACGGTATTCCACAGCCCATCATTGACTGTCGCTATGCAACCAGAGCTGGATGATGTAGAAGGCCtgttgtttgtgtcatttacCTCAAAG GAAGCTCTTGAAGTTCACATCAGGGACAAGCCAGCCAATAGTACACCATCAGCATCTCCAGTTTCCCCAACTACACCCATGCAGTGGAAGGAAAAAA TGGAGGTGATTCCAGAGACTGATGAGGAGAAGATAGCCCGTGCGGAGGCTATCCTGCTGCAGGACCTCGGGGTTCTCAAACATAGACAGGTCATCCATCCTGTGCTGCAGGAGG TGGGCTTGAAGTTGAGCTCCCTAGACACAACAAAGTCCATCGACCTGCAGTATCTGGGGGTTCATCTGCCACTACCTCCCCCAATCCGACCCGAACAAGGAAATGCCATGGTGCGGTCTCCTGGTG ATGAGGGATTATCCTTCATCTCCCGGACAGGAAAGACGAGCGacatcacaaaaataaaaggatGGAAAAACAAGTTTATAAGAAGCAAAGAAACGTCTCCTTCTAAATGCGATG GATCACAGAAGAACCTATCTGCCTTCTGCAGCAACATGTTGGATGAGTACTTGGAAAGTGAAGCGCAGTATATCAGTGAGCGTGCTGCTGCCTTCTCCTCAAACTCAGAGGGCTCGGTGGCCTATCAGCTGCCTGTTAAAAGCTCCAGCTATGTAAAGACCCTGGACAGCGTACTCAAGCATCGACGAGCTGCCTTCAAATTCCCTGTGGGAGCCAACAGACCCTGCCCCCTTTCCCACAAACCCCTTCTCTACTCTGTCCTGGCGtcaccgcctcctcctctggCCAGTCCTGCGACCCCTGTTCAAGCACAAGCTCGGTCCATACAGCAGTCTGCATCTTCACATGTACAGCCAGTTGCACCAAG ATTATCTACACCCCAGCCAGGGGTCAGCCAGAGACCAGCGGTTGGCATTGGGCAGAGCCAAGGAGGGACACACAGACCAGGCTTCACTAAGGTCCAGCTCAAACTGTTGCAGATGGAGCTCGGAGCCCAGAGCCAGGGTCTGAGCAGAACACAGCTGACTCCAGACAGGCTCTCAGTGGCGCTGTCTGCAATCCTGTCCAAACAG aTGCTGCCCAGTCAGGTGTTGAAAGTGGCACACTGTCCAAAGTATAAAAGTACGGGCCCTGAATGTGGTCAGGAGTTCTGCACATTGGGCTGCGTGTGTTCCAGTCTCCGGCATCTGAACAGAGGTCCCCTCCACTGCCGGCGGCCTGACTGCATGTTTGGCTGTGCCTGCTTCAAACGCAAGATCACCAAGCAGGCGACTGAGGGGGAGAAGGAAGAAGTGATCCAACCTGTTTACT CTATGACTAATATGGAACATGTGGTCCAGCCGGGCCCGGGCTCCCATTCTAACAAACTGTGGAACCACAACATTCATGGTGTGGATCCAGAGCCAATCTTCACCCCCAAAAGTCCTCCACGTTTGTTTGCCCCTGTAAAGGTCCTAAAACGCAGCAGTGTAGCTCGTACAACGCAACCG ATACGAGAAGAGGATAAGGATCCAGTGTATAAATACTTGGAGAGCATGATGACATGCGCACGTGTAAGAGAGTTCAACAGCAAGCCTCCCCCTATAGTCACCATCGAGCCCATGATCCTTGATACTTCTACACCAAACACCACAGCAAAACCACAGGCGACAACCCCTGATGACCAGCTGGAGAAGTGCCTCAGAACTCTACTGACTGTTGATAAAGCAG CAGAAAAGGCTTCTCAGGAGACCATATCCAATGAATCCGAAGCGAAAAAGCAAATCGAGATCCAGTCTGCGTGTAAGTGGGCCAAGGACCGCAAAATAGTCCTGAAAACTTTATGTTGGCGCATGAATCAGAATAGGCTTTCCCGTCGCTTCTGGGTAGGACCTTACCTCATACGCCCGGTCGCCAAGATCTTCATGCGGAAGCCCAGCGGCTCCATCGTCACCTACAGG GTACACATCAGTAAACCATCAAAAGCCAGTGATATTGATGAAGACGAATATGATGACAGCGATGAGGAAAAGAATGCCGATGAAAGCTTTGATGGGAACATTGATGCAGAAGAGGGCGATGACCAAAATGAAGAGTCAGATATGCAGTTTGGAGTCACACCCTTTTTGAGTGGAGTGTTACCTGCCGGCAGGATGAGAGCCAGGACTAAACCTGTTGGCTGCCAAGCGTATGGACTTATACAG GTAAATGGCAAATCGTACAATCAGGCCAGACTGTTGCTGGGAAACATGGGATCTCTACATCCAGCCAACCGCCTCGCAGCATTTGTCACTGGCCGGCTGCATCCTCCCGGCGGCATTTCTCTTAAAAACTCTCCGAAGTCCGACCCTGCAAACAAAATCCCCTCTCCTGGTGCTCTGCACATTAAGGCTGCTGGCACAGTTGTCCCTCCAATTATTACTGCAAGAAAAACTACTGATCTGAAGACACCAGCACAACCACCAG cTCAGCAATTCCAGCCAGACTCTTGGAAAAAGGGATCCATCAACTTGCCGCAGCATTCACAAAACTCCTCCATCATCAACTCTTTTGTCTCAGGGAAACGAAGCTCAGTCTGCCCCTTCCAGAACAGCTCCTCGTCCTCGCCCGTCTCTCTCACCGTCTCACAATCACTGAAAACACCCAGCTTCTTAGGACAGAGCGGGACTTATTCATTCAGGATCTGCCCTCCAGCTAACCAGCGCACCACAGGCCAGAACCTGCCAGGAGTTACCCTGCCTGGGGGCTTCACCCTCATTCAACTCCCTAAGCCTGGAGCTAATGGAGCTGCATCAGAATCTGTGAGCACTACAAACATTGCTGGTGTGGATAAAGCCCAGTCACAAAAAGAtgctttgtttaatttaattaaaggaGGTGGTGCACGTGAAAAATGGTGTTGTTTGAACGCCTTTACTCAAGCTAAGGATCTATTACGGAGCAGGTTAGTGGAGCCTGGATCCTCCTCTGAGCTTATGTGTGATGAGAAGATGCCATCAGAAGAGAGCGATGAAACTAACATCAGGCAGGTGGATATCGCTTCAGAGGACTTCAGCTCCGACTCCTCAGACTACTCTGTGGAGGGTGACGAAGATGTAAGG GATGAGGAAGTGGACATTGAGACGGtagaagaaacaaaacaaggaatTGCCATCGCTCAAATGAAAGAAGCTGTCCGCAAGGCACTAAAGGAGTCAGG AGATTCCAGTGATGGTTTTGGATCAGCCAGGGAACTAAACGCCCAG GATGAAATGGACAGCGAACAGGATGATTGTAAGGATAAAAGGAGGCGAAAGAACCACACGGTGCTAGAAAGGCAGAGACGCTCTGAACAGCGCGTCCTCTTCGACAAACTCCAGACTGTCCTGAAGAGTGACCCCAGGGCCCCCAGGCTCCGCCTCCTCTCACTG gcccaaaaagaaatccaaaatCTGGTTGAGACCTCCAGATgtctgcaggagaagaagaggatgcTGAATCGAATGCAGTCTCTTTATGTAAAGGAGCTTTCTGTTTTGTCTG gGAAGTCGGACACGCTGATTAAACACAAGCTGAAGGAGATCTGCGAGAGGCAGAAAATCAGAGAAAAGAGGATGGAATGGAAGCCTTTCTTTTCCCATCTACTCCAGTCCAGAGCTGCTGTTCTGCAAGGCACTAACCCTAACTCCAAGGTCCGGCCCACGCCACTGTTACAGCCCGATTTACACAGGGCTCCATCTCAGGCTAACCCACTTACAACATCAGCACAAAAAAAGCTTATGTCCCTGCTCCAGCCTAACCTACAAAGGGCTCCAGCCCAATCCagtgtacagacacacatgctTCAATGGGTGTCTTCTTCAGTCAAGGATGAGGTCATTGCACCCTCACTACATGGCGGTCAGGCAAAGTTTGGGGGCCAACAGGAGATACCCGGTGCCCAAGCCCAGGTCGGTACGTCCAAGTCCCAAACGGAGAGCTCAGTCGCAGCCCAGGATGGCGCCTCACTTAAGTTCCCAAAAGCCAAATCCAGAAAACGTCCTGTTCAGTCTGCAAATCCCTTTGCTCTTCCTCTGATTCGCTCCAAGACCGGCAGAATCATACTTCCCTCATCTCTGAAACCAC TTGGTCATGGCTTCTATACACTCACCGTAATGCAACCCAagcagaaaggagagaaggatgACGTTGGGTCTTCAGCTAATGATGTGGACTCATCTATGAACCAAGACAACAGCTCGTCTGAAGGTGACCACCCTTTAGATTTGGCAAGCAGTCGTATTTTGGAGGACGACAAAACCGTAAAATCTTCAAACTCTAAACCAAAGCTTTCAGGTGCAACAGCCCCTCTGGCTGAGCTTGCACTCCTTAACAAATCAATCGTTGTGCCTTCGGTGACTCTGCAAGCTGTGGAGAACAGCCAGGAGGGGGGCCCGGCGGTGGGTTTCAACAAAACACTGGCGACCGCCTGTTTGAGTTTTCAGTGTGTGAAGCAGAGTCCTACTGCTGTTGAGCCTGTAGTGCGCCGTGGCAGAGGCAGGCCTCGAAAGATCCTCGTTACCCCTGTtagtgcaaaagaaaaacatgctgTGGTAGAAGACAccagtaaaagtgaaagtgaaacatctATTCTGGttgaagagacacaaagtgaaaaaATTACTTTGGAATTGACCAAGACGCAAGCCAAGGACTCCCCAGGAGTGGTTAGTGATAACCCTGTACCGGTCAAACGAGGCAGAGGAAGGCCTCCGAAGAAAAAGTCTGCACAGCTATGGAGTCCTTCGGATGTGCGAGCAAGGAGTCCATCTAAATCCAACGAGGACAGCCCTGTCAGACTTTCTTTCTCACGTTTTAAAAGCCCCAATGAAAGTCCTGCA